Proteins encoded together in one Diceros bicornis minor isolate mBicDic1 chromosome 18, mDicBic1.mat.cur, whole genome shotgun sequence window:
- the LOC131416814 gene encoding galectin-9B-like — protein MASSTQPPYQDPVVPFSGIIQGGLQEGHCITVKGAVLASSGTRFAVNFQIGPSDNDIAFHFNPRFERGGYLVCNTKQNGRWGPEERKKHLPFQKGSPFELSFLVQRSHFQVTVNGSLFVQYSHRVPFHRVDTLSVTGIVQLSSISFQNTRAAPVQPAFSTMHFSQAAHFPHKPKGHKLTVELQGALQGSPTWAPAWAGQVPFQQNPLVPPPAYPNPAYTLPFFTSIPGGLYPSKSITVSGTVLPSAQRFYINLHSGNDIAFHLNTRFKENAVVRNTQVNGSWGPEERSLSGKMPFTRGQSFSVCITCESHCLRVTVDGRHLCEYYHRLKNLRAINNVEVGGDIQLSHVQT, from the exons ATGGCCAGCAGCACCCAGCCTCCCTACCAGGACCCA GTCGTCCCCTTCTCTGGGATCATCCAAGGGGGTCTCCAGGAGGGACATTGCATCACTGTCAAGGGAGCCGTCTTAGCCTCCAGTGGAACCAG GTTTGCTGTGAACTTTCAGATTGGCCCCAGCGACAATGACATTGCCTTCCACTTCAACCCTCGGTTTGAAAGAGGCGGGTATTTGGTCTGCAACACGAAGCAGAACGGACGCTGGGGGCcggaggagaggaagaagcacCTACCCTTTCAGAAAGGAAGTCCTTTTGAGCTCAGCTTCCTGGTGCAGAGATCACATTTCCAG GTGACAGTGAACGGGAGCCTCTTTGTGCAGTACTCACACCGTGTGCCCTTCCACCGCGTGGACACCCTCTCTGTTACCGGCATTGTGCAGCTGTCCTCCATCAGCTTCCAG AACACCCGCGCAGCCCCTGTCCAGCCCGCCTTCTCCACGATGCACTTCTCCCAGGCTGCCCATTTCCCACACAAGCCCAAGGGGCACAAACT GACTGTGGAGCTCCAGGGAGCCCTGCAGGGCAGCCCGACTTGGGCcccggcctgggcaggacagg TCCCTTTTCAACAGAATCCCTTAGTCCCACCTCCAGCATATCCCAACCCAGCCTAT ACGCTGCCATTCTTCACCAGCATCCCGGGTGGGCTGTACCCCTCCAAGAGCATCACCGTGTCGGGCACCGTCCTGCCCAGTGCTCAGAG GTTCTACATCAACCTGCACTCTGGGAATGACATCGCCTTCCACCTGAACACCCGTTTCAAAGAGAATGCCGTGGTCCGCAACACGCAGGTCAACGGTTCTTGGGGGCCTGAGGAGCGAAGCCTGTCAGGAAAAATGCCCTTCACCCGGGGCCAGAGCTTCTCA GTGTGTATCACGTGTGAAAGCCACTGCCTCAGGGTGACTGTGGATGGTAGGCACCTGTGTGAATACTACCACCGCCTGAAGAACCTGCGTGCTATCAACAACGTGGAAGTAGGGGGCGACATCCAGCTGAGCCACGTGCAGACATAG